A region of Pseudomonas sp. Marseille-Q3773 DNA encodes the following proteins:
- a CDS encoding tryptophan 7-halogenase, with protein MPEPCIVVLGAGPAGAATAIGLRRLGYAVTVVSEWRRFAAVEGVSQRVLDALRHAGLGGALGQAAIAATRRVHWGGQQLQLNQEFLLDRQQFDRALRDDLQRAGVSVVEGRVGELRHDAGHQVRLVDGQLLLADFLVEARGRQAPLAADRLRGPETVSLLNTWQGAPGTPASAVESLEDGWAWMARLEDGRCYWQVTQDAAGLPGKAGLAAYCAARRARSALVAELFDAQALAPAQVHARSSTAILAGECVGQDWIRVGDAAMAVDPLSGNGIFQSLSSALQAPVVINTLLRRPGRAALARQFHQQRVEQLFLRFARIGRDFHGQEQGRAEQPFWARRQGWPDRQPLHMAADWQALRVERRPVLRDGLVDEAEVVVTADQPLGVWHLQGVELAPVVRELCGGRPVEAVLSDLPGEQRMRVQRWLLEQGLA; from the coding sequence ATGCCTGAACCGTGCATTGTGGTGCTGGGCGCGGGCCCGGCCGGTGCGGCCACGGCGATTGGCCTGCGGCGCCTGGGCTACGCAGTCACGGTGGTGTCCGAATGGCGCCGCTTTGCCGCGGTCGAAGGGGTTTCGCAGCGGGTGCTGGACGCGTTGCGTCATGCTGGCCTTGGCGGAGCCCTGGGCCAGGCGGCGATAGCGGCCACCCGGCGGGTGCACTGGGGCGGCCAGCAACTCCAGCTGAACCAGGAGTTCCTGCTCGACCGGCAACAGTTCGACCGGGCACTGCGCGACGATCTGCAACGCGCCGGGGTAAGCGTGGTCGAGGGGCGGGTCGGCGAGCTCCGGCACGACGCAGGTCATCAGGTGCGTCTGGTCGATGGCCAGCTACTGCTGGCTGATTTCCTGGTCGAAGCCCGCGGCCGTCAGGCCCCGTTGGCGGCTGACCGCCTGCGTGGGCCGGAGACGGTCAGCCTGCTCAATACCTGGCAGGGTGCCCCGGGGACCCCTGCCTCGGCGGTGGAAAGCCTGGAGGATGGCTGGGCATGGATGGCGCGGCTGGAAGATGGCCGCTGCTACTGGCAGGTCACCCAGGACGCCGCCGGCCTGCCGGGCAAGGCTGGGTTGGCGGCGTACTGCGCTGCACGGCGAGCCCGCAGCGCGCTGGTGGCCGAGCTGTTCGATGCCCAGGCGCTGGCGCCGGCGCAGGTGCATGCGCGCAGTAGTACTGCGATTCTGGCTGGCGAATGTGTCGGCCAGGACTGGATACGGGTCGGCGATGCCGCGATGGCCGTGGACCCGTTGTCGGGCAACGGCATATTCCAGTCGCTGTCTTCGGCGTTGCAGGCGCCGGTGGTGATCAATACCTTGCTGCGCAGGCCCGGGCGGGCCGCATTGGCGCGGCAGTTTCACCAGCAGCGGGTCGAACAGCTGTTCTTGCGCTTTGCCCGCATTGGCCGGGATTTCCATGGGCAGGAGCAGGGCCGGGCCGAGCAGCCGTTCTGGGCGCGGCGTCAGGGGTGGCCGGACAGGCAACCGCTGCACATGGCGGCGGACTGGCAGGCGCTGCGGGTGGAGCGACGGCCGGTGTTGCGTGACGGGCTGGTGGACGAGGCCGAGGTAGTGGTGACGGCGGACCAGCCTTTGGGGGTGTGGCATTTGCAGGGTGTGGAGTTGGCGCCGGTAGTGCGCGAACTGTGTGGCGGTCGGCCGGTTGAGGCAGTGCTGTCAGACCTGCCGGGGGAGCAGCGGATGCGGGTACAGCGCTGGTTGTTGGAGCAGGGCCTGGCTTGA